From the genome of Streptomyces sp. S4.7:
CGGACGCACCGGTTCGGTCGGTGACAACGCCGTCCCCCCTCCGCGTCCGCTGTGGCCGCTGTCTGAGGAGGTCACCGATACGGTGCCGGGGCCCGCCCCGCACCACGCCGAGCCGATGCCGCCAACCCGCTCACCCGTCCGGCGGCGCGCGCCCCCGGCGGACGCGCTAGCTGTCCTTGGGCTCCTCGGCGTTGCGCCAGATCGTGAGGTCGACGCTGATGTAGGTACTCGCGTCGCTCGCGCCCGACTTGCCGCGGTAGGTCACCACCGCGACATGGCCCGCGTCGCTGAGCAGGCACATCTGCGACCCGCTGCTGAGCTGGTCGAGGCCGATCTGCTCGGTGAAGCGTGTCTCCGTGCGGCAGGTCGCCAGCGAGCCCTTCTGCGAGTTGTTCAGCAGGATGAGCTTTCCGTTGGCGGTGCCGACCGCGGTGTCGCTCGGGGACGACTCGTAGTGCACGTAGTAGAGATCCGCGTCGCCGTAGGCCACGTCGTCACCCTCGGTCGGGCGGGGCGGAGAGTCGGCGAGCATGATCTGGTAGCTGTGCGTGATGTCGATGCCCTTGTACGAGACCGGCTTCGGGTCCTTCCGCTTCTCCCCGCCGTTCGAACCGCTGCTGCTGCCGGAGGAGTCGGCCCCGCTGTCCTTGTCCTCGCCGGACCCGTTCGGCAGCAGGGAGCCGATGACCCCGAGGACCACCAGCGTGCCCACGATCGCCCCGGTGACGATCAGCCCGGTGCGCTTCGGCTTGGGCTGCGCCGGAGGCACGTACGGAGCGTGGATGACCGGCGCAGGCGTGTGGTAACCGGGCGGCGGGGTCTGGTAACCGGGCGCCGGCGTGTGGTGCGTCGGGTATCCGGGGGGCGGGGTGTGATGGCCCTGCGTCGGGTGGCCGGGCAGTGGCGGCGGTGCGCCGGGAACTCCCGGCGCGCTCTGCGCCGGCGCGGCGGGCGTGGCGAACCCCGTCGGCGCGTACGGGTTCACCGTGCCCGGTGCCGGCGGCTGCCCGGGGGCCGGGTGGTGCGGGGAGAACTGGGTCGGAGTCGGTGCGGCGGCGGCGGGGTCTTCGCCGGCGGTGTCCGGCGGATTCGACCTGGTGCTTCTCGACATCGGCCTGCCGGGGCGGGACGGATTCACCGTCCTGCGGGAGATGCGCGAGGCACGCGAGGCACGCGTCACGCTGCCCGTCATCGTGCTGACGGCCAGGGACTCCGTACGCGACACCGTGGCCGGGCTCGAAGGCGGCGCCGACGACTGGATGACGAAGCCCTTCCGCTTCGAGGAACTGCTGGCCAGGGTCCGGCTGCGGCTGCGCACCGCCGCGCGGGCGCCGGAGGTCACCATGCTGCGCAGCGGCAGCCTCAGCCTCGACCTGAGGACGCGGCGGGCACGGGCCGACGGGCGGACGGTGGACCTGACGGCCCGTGAGTTCGTGCTGCTGGAGATGT
Proteins encoded in this window:
- a CDS encoding response regulator transcription factor, encoding MANPVGAYGFTVPGAGGCPGAGWCGENWVGVGAAAAGSSPAVSGGFDLVLLDIGLPGRDGFTVLREMREAREARVTLPVIVLTARDSVRDTVAGLEGGADDWMTKPFRFEELLARVRLRLRTAARAPEVTMLRSGSLSLDLRTRRARADGRTVDLTAREFVLLEMFLRHPGQVLSREQILSHVWGYDFDPGSNIVDVYVRALRRKLGAERLETIRGMGYRMP